The sequence below is a genomic window from Luteimonas viscosa.
CCTGGGTCAGGCACCAGGCCTCGATCCGGCGTGCCAGCGGCTTCAGCCACAGCGGCCGCAGGCGCTGTACCACCGCCGAGTCGTTGATCTCGAGGATGATCGGAATGCCGCGGCGGCGCGCCAGCCAGACCGTCATGAACAGGAACAGCGAGTAGCGTTCGTAGATGAAGTCGGGACGGTTGCGCGCGATCTCCGCGCGGATCCGCCACCAGGTGACGAGGTTGTAGCCGATCTCGGCGAACTCGAACAGCACGCCCGGCAGGCGGCTGACGAGGGTCGCCAGCCGGCCCTTTTCGTCGCCCGCTGGTGCCGCGGGCGCGGTCGATTCCGTCGTCGTTGCCGGACCGGATGCCATCGCAGGCTCGGCTTCGGGATCCGCGCCGGGGAACGAGATCACGCGGACCTCGCAGCCGAGTTCGCGCAATGCGTTGGCCACGCCGCGGATGTGGACCCCTTCGACCCGCCGGCCCTGGGTGCGATGGTGGTAGAGGACCTTCATCCGCGCCCTGCCGGCATGGCACGAAGCTCGAAGCCCTCGTCGCGCCACTGCGGAAGCAGTTCCGCCAGCAGTTGCACTGTCGCCCCGGTGTCGTCGTGCATCAGCACCGTGTCGCCGTCGCGCGGCGGATCGGCCCGCATCTGCGCGAACAGCGTCGGCGCGGGCAACTGCTGGTAGTCGTGGCTGTCGTAGGACCAGAAGGCGACGGTGCGGCCGATGCGCGCGAAATGCAGCAGCAGGTTCGCTGGCAGCACACCGCAAGGCGGGCGGAACGGATGGGTGCGGTTGCCGTCGTAGCGCGACAGGGCTTCGTCGGTGCGCTCGATCTCGACGAGCTGCTGCGGCAGCGGCAGGTCGCGCATCCGCGGATGGCTCCACGAGTGGTTGCCGAGCGCGTGGCCGTCGGCGACGATCCGGCGCACCAGCTCCGGATACCGGTCGATGCGCTCACCGATCAGGAAGAAGGTGGCCGTCGCGCCGTGCGTGCGCAGCAGGTCGAGCACGGGCGGCGTGAACTCGGGGTGCGGGCCGTCGTCGAAGGTCAGGAACAGGGTCTTGCGCTTCGCGCGCACGCGCGTGGTCACCAGGCGCGACGGCAGCAGGCCGAGCGCGCGGGTCTTGCGGGAACGGGGCTGGATGGTTCGATTCATGCGTTCGTTGGCCGGGCGGCGTCGACCAGGATGCGATCGAGGCGGCGCACATTATCGTCCCAGCGGAAACCTGCGGCGTGTTCGAGGATCGCCTCGCGCGACCAGTCGCGTCCGAGCGCCTCGCCGAGCGCCTGCCCGAGCGCCGCGCGATCGTGCGCCGGCACCAGGATGCCGGCTTGTCCGGGCAGGACCTCGGGGATGCCGCCGACCGCGGTCGCGACCACCGGCAGGCCGCAGGCCATCGCCTCGAGCACGACGTTGGGCACGCCCTCGTTATGGCTGGGCAGGCTGAGCAGGTTCGCGGCCTGCATCCACAGGGCCAGTTGTTCATGCGGTCGTGCGCCGGCGAGCATTACCCGGTCGGCGATCCCGAGTTGCTGCGCACGACGCGACAGGGTCGCTGCCGCCGCGCCTGCGCCGACGAAGGCCAGGCATGCGTCCGGCTGGCGCGCGAGCACGGCCGGGAAGGCCTCGAGCAGATCGAGGCAGCCCTTGCTTTGCTTCAGGTTGCCCACGTACAGCACCAGCGGTGCATCCGGCGACAGGGCCAGCGCCTGCCGCGCGGCTGTGCGGTCGCCGGGCCGGAACCGCTCGCCGTCCACGCCGTTGTAGAGCAGGTGCACGCGTCCCGGCTCGACGCCCAGCGCGCGCGCCTTGCCGGCAAGCGCGTCGCTGACCGCGACCACGGCGCGGGCGCCGCGCAGCGCCGCGGCGATCTGCGGGCGGTGCGACGGCTGGTCGGCCTGGACGTTGAGGTCGCTGCCGTGGACCTTGACCACGTAGGGAAGGCCCAGGCGCCTGGCCAGCCGCGCGGTGCCGACTGCGTCCGGGTACGCCCAGCTGGCCAGCAGCAGGTCGTAGCGGCCGTCGCGCAGCATCGACCGCCGTTGCGACACCAGCGAGGCGTACCACGCCAACCCGTGCAGTCCGCGGCCGATGCGCGGCGGATACCAGAACGTGAAGTCCGACGCGCGCGCGTGCCGGAGCGCCGGCGCCTCGCCGCGCGGACCGCGGAGGCGGTCGCGGAAGTCGACCGCGACCATCACGTCCAGTTCGTGGAACTCCGCCAGCCTGTCGAACTGCTGCCGGTTGAAGCTGGCGCGAAGCGGATCCCAGGCGGTCGGGAACAGGTTGGTGAGCGCGAGGATCCTCATGTCCGTCCGTGCGCGTACACGTCGAGGTAGCGCGAGGCCATGACCTCGAAGGTCGAGTTCGCCAGCAGCCATGCGCGGCCGGCGTGGCCCATGTCGGCCGCGCGCTGCGGATCGTCGAGCAGGCTGACCATCGCGGCGGCGAGGGCTTCCGGGTCGCGCGGCGGCACGACGAGGCCGTTGACGCCGTCGGCGACGATCTCGGCATTGCCGCCGACCCGGGTGGCCACGATCGGCAGCGCGCAGGCGCAGGCTTCCAGCAGCGCGATCGAATAGCCCTCCGAGATCGACGACATCGCGAACATCGAGAACGCCGGCAGCAACTGCGGGATGTCGTTGCGGTCGCCGAGCAGGAACACCCTGTCGCCGATGCCCGCCTGCGCGATCGCGGCTTCCACCGCCCCGCGCTCGCTGCCTTCGCCGGCCAGCACCAGCGCCACGTCCTTGCGCTGCGCGTGCACGCGGGCGAAGGCATCGACCATGGTGCCCAGGTCCTTGGCCCAGTTCAGCCGCCCGACGAAGCCCACCAGTTGCGTGTCCGGCGCGAGCCCGAGACTGGCGGCCAGCTGCGCGCGCAACTGCGGGTCGCGCTGGCGGAAGTCGCCGGCATGGATGCCATTGGGCAGCACGTGCAGTTTGTGCGCGGGGACCAGGCCGGTATCGGTCAGACGTCGTCCGGCCGCGGCGGAGACGGCAACGGCGGCATCCGTCCAGCGCATCGACTGCCGGAACAGCCACTCGCGCCGGCTGGCCGGGCTCGAGTCGCCCATGCCGTGCCGCGTGTTCACCACCCGGCGCAGGCCGAGCCCGAGCGCGGCCACCCTCGCGTAGTAGTGAGGTGTGCCGTTGTGGCTGTGCAGCACCTCGGTGCGTTGCGAGGTGAGCGCGCGGCGCAGGCGCAGGATCGCGCGCAGGTCGGCGCCGTCTCGCTTGCCGCAGGCGATCACGCGGATCCCGTGGGACAGGAGTTCCGGCGCCAGCGACCCTGCCTCGAACAGGCAGACGACCTGGCAGTCGTGACCCGCGGCCGCCTGCGCCCGGGCCAGGTCGATGACCACGCGCTCCAGACCCCCGCGATTGAGGTTCTCCACCACGTGGCTGATCCTCACGGCAGCCTCGACACGGTCACGCGCAGCTTGCCGCTCGCGGTGAGCGGGATGTCGTCGACCCGCTGCAGGTCGAGGCTGGCGTCGTCGCCCAGCACCTTCGAGATTTCGCGCCGCACATAGGCTTCCTGCTGCGCGCCGAACTCCGGTCCCGGCACCACCTTCAGGGTGAAGCGTTCGAGGCTCTCCTGCACCACCTGGAAGCGGCGCACGCCGGCCACGTCCTTGAGCATGTGCGGGAAGAACTCGCCGGGCAGCACGCGGCCATCGGGCGTGCGGATGGCGTCGAGGCGGCGTCCCTCGATGCGGCTCAGGCGCGGCAGCCCGCGCCGCCCGACGCTGTGCCACGGGGCCTTGCGGCTGGCGACGTCGCCGTTGACGTAACGGATGAAGGGCATGCCCCAGTTGTGCAGGTCGGTAATGGCGAGTTCCCCGGTCTCGTTGCCGTCGCCGGCTTGCGATGCCTCCGCCAGTTCCACCACCAGGTGGTCGGCGTTGATCAGCAGCCCGTCGCGATCCTCCGCTTCGCAGGCGATCAGCATGAATTCGCGGCAGCCGTAGGTGTTGTAGGCCCTGGCGCCCGGAAACGCGGCTTCGATGATCGGGCGCTGGAAATCATGCAGCGCCTCGGCGGCGCCCAGAACGGACACCACCCCGGGGATGCTGCGGCCCTGTTCGAGCAGCCACCTCGATAGACGGACAAGAGGGTCGACATAGGACACGATCACTTCCGGCCGGTATGCCGCGATGGCGTCGGCGTAGGCGGCCATGTTGTCGTCGCGCATCAGGAAACTGTTGAGCATGCGACGATGGAATGCGGCGTGGTACAGCCGCTCCTTCATCTGCGCCGCGCGTCCCGGTTCGCCGACCGCGCCGCCCCACAGGAACAGCGTGCGCCGTCCCATCCTGGCGCCGGTCCAGCCGTAGCCGCGCCACATCACCGCGGAGCGGCGCTCGTTGCTTTCGCGGGTGTAGCCGAAACGCAGCGGTTCGCCGGTGGACCCGCCGGTGGCCTTGTACAGCAGGCCCTCGCGCAGCGAGCGCGCCTTGAGATCCCCGGAATGCGCGCGGATGTCGGCCTTGGTCAGCACCGGCAGGCGTGCGTAATCCTGCATCGACTTCAGGTCGCCGGGTTCGAATCCCTCCGCTTCCCAGCGCGCGCGGTAGAACGGCACCTCGCGCCAGCAGTGCGCCACCAGCGCCTGCAGCTTGCGCCACTGGATCTGCGAGAGCTCCTCCGGCGACCGCCACTGGTTGGCGTCGTACTCGGCCAGGTGGCGCAGCATGCGGCGCCCCCGCAGCGATTCGTACGCCGGGTACAGGGCGCGCCGGAAGGCGTGTTCGTACAGGCTCATGGGGCGGCTTCCGCACGGCGCACCGCCCAGACGAGGATCCGGGCCAAGAACGCGGGACGCCCCTTGCCCAGGCGCGCATGCAACTGCTGGAAATGCTGCAGGTCGGCCGCGCTCCAGAAACCCAGCAGCACGGTCCCGGCGGCGTAGAGGGTCGCGAGCAGCATCCCGCCGATCGCCAGCGTCGGCACCGGCGGAAGATGGCCGCGGACCAGCCATGCGGCAGCCGCCGCGAGGGTCGCGGACAGCAGCACCCGCGCGATGCGGGACCACTCCATGCGCGCCCCGCTGTAGTGCAGCGCCAGGCCGATCACGAGCGATCCCGTCAGCACGCTGGTGGCGGCGTACGCAACGACCGCGCCGCCCAGCCCGTAGATGCGGATCAGCGCGACGTCCAGCCCCACCTTGACCAGCGAACAGGCCAGCACCGCGAACATCAATGCGCGCTGCCGGTCGGATCCGAGCAGGTAGCCCGATGCCGCCTGCGACAGCATGGGGATCGATCCGGCGGCGAGGCAGCACGCGAACACCAGTGCGGCGGGGGAGAACGCGGCGCCGTAGAGCAGGCCGATGATCTCCTGGGCGAAGACCATGCCGAACGCCACCAGCGGCGCCGCCAGGCCGGCCAGGTAGGTGGTGGACATCGCCAGCCGCCGGTTCGCCACCTCCCGGCCCTGGGCCAGTGCGTTCGCCATCATCGGCAACAGCAGCGCGCCGAACACGCCGGGCACCAGCAGCAGCGCACCGCTCGCGAGCTGGAAGGCGACCTTGAACTGGCCGGCCGAGGCGGAGGAGTCGAACAGGGTCAGGAACAGCACCTCGACCTCGCTCGCGGTGACGAAGCTGACCGCCACCGTCACCGCGACCAGCGCGGTGTAGCTGCGCAGGCGCCTGCGCGTGTCCTCGTCGAGCGGCTCGCGCATGGCCCGCGGTGGCAGCAGCGGCGCGATCTGGCGGCGCGAGATCCACCAGAACACGAAACTCGAGACGGTGAAACTGCCCAGGAACCACTCCATCGGGCCGTCGAACCACCACACCACGAGGATCAGCAGCAGGTTGAGCGGCGCGACGATGATGGCGATGGCCGCGGTGGCGCGGAAGTTCTCGTACCCCTTCGCGATACCGATGTTGAGCATGTACGACGCGCGCAGCGTGGTCGTCACCAGCAGGATCACCAGCAGCAGGCCGTGGTTGAACCCGGGCATGAGTCGCTGCCCCTGGAGCAGGAACAGCGCGGTGCCGCCCAGCAGCACGACCGCGAGGAAGCCCGCCTGCACGCGCCACGCCCATCCCAGCAGCGAACGGATCTGTGCCTCGCGGCCCGAGCCGCGCAGTTCGGCCACGAACTTGATGACCGCGCTGGCGACGCCGGCATTGGTGATCACCACGCCGGTCGCCACCAGCCAGATCACGAGGCTGTACGCGCCGAAGTCCGCCGGACCCAGGTGCCGGGCGATGATGATCGACGTCAGCATCCCGAGGAGGTACTCGGTGTAGATGCCGACCGACGAGAACAGGGTGTTGCGGATGACCGTGCCGCGCGTGCTCATGATGCCGCCATCACGAACAGCACCTTGACCACCAGCCACAGCGCGATCGCGCTGCCCAGCGACGCCACGCACCACTTGAACCAGTCGCGCTGCACGCTGAATGCCGGCAGGCCCGCCCAGCGCTCCTGGGCACCGCCATACCAGCCGGTGACCAGGCCGAGCAGGATGTAGAGCAGGATCACGTAGCTGCGGCTGAGGAAGAACGCGCAGGCGAAGAAGCCGACCATCGAGATCAGCAGGGTCATCGCCATGCGGCGCTCCTCCGCCCACGCGACCTGGTGTTCCGGATCCTCCATCTCCGCCGGCAGGCGCAGCACCATCACCGGCATGAGCACGCAGTAGCCGACCATCGCCAGCCAGACCGTGTAGCCGACGATGCCGGTCTCCGCGAGCACGAGCACGAACGAGTTGTGTGCGGTGAGGAAGGTGTGCTCGGTGAAGTTGCCGACGCCGACCCCGAACACCGGGTTGGCCAGGAACATCTGGATGCCGTCGTACCAGGTCTCGATCCGGCCGTAGGCGGACGACTCGCCGGCGTCGAGTTCCTGCATGCGCGTGGGCAGGGCCATCAGCACCGCCATGCCCGCCGCGCCGAGCGTGCCGGCCACCAGCAGCCCGCGCCGCAGCCACAGCCACACGCCCGCCATGGCCATCACCGCGAGGAAGGAGCCGCGTGAATCGGTGAGGTACACGCCGTAGAGCAGGGCGACCGCCACCGACCACCAGAACAGGCGGCGCAACCCCATCGCCCCGCCGCGCCCGCCCATCAGCAGGGTCATCGGGATCGCGATGATGAACAGCATCGCCAGGTCGTTGGGATCGCTGAAGATGCCCACGTACTGGATGCGCCCGTCCTGCACCGTCGGCATGCCGGTCCAGCCCTGGCCGAGCTTGACCTGCTCGATGCCGTGGATGGTCAGCACCAGCGCGCACAACGCGATGACCCACATCATCCGCAGCATGTTCTTCGGCGAGTGGCCGGCCTGCGCGATCAGCACCAGCGCGATCAGTGCGGGCAGGAAATGCATGAAGCGCGAGATCGCGCCGCCGGCCCAGCCGTTCACGACCATCGTGAACATGCCGATGACGATGAACACGACCAGCAGCAGGTAGGTCGGCTGCCGGAACGGCCGCCGTCCGGAGCCGAGCGCCCAGGCGCCAAGCGCGCCCAGCATCGCGATCGGCAGGATCGGGATGCCCAGGTCGACGAGGGCGGGGTATTCCTGGGGGCGGATCAGTACGAGCGCCAGCCAGACAAGCAGGAACAACATCACGATGGATACACCCTCAGTTTCGAGGCGTGCGAGAACAGTTCCGGCGCGGCGAGGATCCCCTGGAACCAGCCGTCGTCGACGTCCGCTTCCACCGCGACGCGCAGCAGGCGGTAGCGATTCGTTTCATCGGGCACGCTGACACCGTTGATGTAGCTGAATCCGATCCGGAACCCCTGCGCGTGGACGGCCTCGATCACCCGCGCGTCGTACGCGTCCGGCCCGCCGACCGGGTAGGACAGCGCGATGGCCGGCGCCCCGAGCTCGGCGGTCAGGCGTGCCTGGCACTCGGAGATCTCCGCCTGCAGCGCCCCGTCGGACAGTTTGGCCAGCATCCGGTGATGCACCCCGTGTCCACCGATCTCCATTCCGCCGTCGCGCATCTCGCGCAGCTGGTCCCAGGTCATCGGCCGGCAGTCGGCGTGCGCCGCAGCCGTGCGCGGGCGACCGCAGCGTGCCTGCAGGTCGTCGATCACGGCCTGCTGGCCGGTGTCGTCGAGGTACTTGAGCCGGTCGAGCACGACGCCGGTGAGGGCGTGCCGCGCATCGCGGTCCGCCGGCAGGGGAAGGTCGATCCCCAGGTCGGGCAGGCACAGGCGCCCGTCGTTCATGGTCACCACGAGGTGCGCCACCCAGTCGTACGCGTAGGGCATGCCGTTGTCGATGTGGCCGGTGGCCACGAAGAAGGTCGCCGGCACGCCGAGCTCGCGCAGGATCGGGAAGGCGACGGCGTAATTGTCGTCGTAGCCGTCGTCGAACGTGACCAGTACGGCATCGCGCGGCAGGGCCGGGCCGCCGTCGAGCGCCGCCACCACCTCGCGGCAGGAAACCGGGTGGTAGCACTCGCGGAGGTGCCGCATCTGGCCGCGGAAATCGGCCGGCGAGGCGCTGACCAGGGCGCGATCGAACGCGAACTCCCGCGCGACTTCGCGCACACGGTGGTAGGCGAGCACCCGCAGGTCGCGGCGGAACAGCCCGCGCACCGTCCGCAGCAGCGGCAGCATGCGCCAGGCGTACGCACGCTCGGCCAGGCGCTGGCGCCGGCTGACGGCGGCCGGTCGGGGCCCGTACGCTGCGACGATGGCGGGATCAAGCGGCATGGATCGGCGGGCGACCGCGCGTGTGCGCG
It includes:
- a CDS encoding polysaccharide deacetylase family protein — protein: MNRTIQPRSRKTRALGLLPSRLVTTRVRAKRKTLFLTFDDGPHPEFTPPVLDLLRTHGATATFFLIGERIDRYPELVRRIVADGHALGNHSWSHPRMRDLPLPQQLVEIERTDEALSRYDGNRTHPFRPPCGVLPANLLLHFARIGRTVAFWSYDSHDYQQLPAPTLFAQMRADPPRDGDTVLMHDDTGATVQLLAELLPQWRDEGFELRAMPAGRG
- a CDS encoding glycosyltransferase family 4 protein is translated as MRILALTNLFPTAWDPLRASFNRQQFDRLAEFHELDVMVAVDFRDRLRGPRGEAPALRHARASDFTFWYPPRIGRGLHGLAWYASLVSQRRSMLRDGRYDLLLASWAYPDAVGTARLARRLGLPYVVKVHGSDLNVQADQPSHRPQIAAALRGARAVVAVSDALAGKARALGVEPGRVHLLYNGVDGERFRPGDRTAARQALALSPDAPLVLYVGNLKQSKGCLDLLEAFPAVLARQPDACLAFVGAGAAAATLSRRAQQLGIADRVMLAGARPHEQLALWMQAANLLSLPSHNEGVPNVVLEAMACGLPVVATAVGGIPEVLPGQAGILVPAHDRAALGQALGEALGRDWSREAILEHAAGFRWDDNVRRLDRILVDAARPTNA
- a CDS encoding polysaccharide deacetylase family protein; translation: MPLDPAIVAAYGPRPAAVSRRQRLAERAYAWRMLPLLRTVRGLFRRDLRVLAYHRVREVAREFAFDRALVSASPADFRGQMRHLRECYHPVSCREVVAALDGGPALPRDAVLVTFDDGYDDNYAVAFPILRELGVPATFFVATGHIDNGMPYAYDWVAHLVVTMNDGRLCLPDLGIDLPLPADRDARHALTGVVLDRLKYLDDTGQQAVIDDLQARCGRPRTAAAHADCRPMTWDQLREMRDGGMEIGGHGVHHRMLAKLSDGALQAEISECQARLTAELGAPAIALSYPVGGPDAYDARVIEAVHAQGFRIGFSYINGVSVPDETNRYRLLRVAVEADVDDGWFQGILAAPELFSHASKLRVYPS
- a CDS encoding phenylacetate--CoA ligase family protein, translating into MSLYEHAFRRALYPAYESLRGRRMLRHLAEYDANQWRSPEELSQIQWRKLQALVAHCWREVPFYRARWEAEGFEPGDLKSMQDYARLPVLTKADIRAHSGDLKARSLREGLLYKATGGSTGEPLRFGYTRESNERRSAVMWRGYGWTGARMGRRTLFLWGGAVGEPGRAAQMKERLYHAAFHRRMLNSFLMRDDNMAAYADAIAAYRPEVIVSYVDPLVRLSRWLLEQGRSIPGVVSVLGAAEALHDFQRPIIEAAFPGARAYNTYGCREFMLIACEAEDRDGLLINADHLVVELAEASQAGDGNETGELAITDLHNWGMPFIRYVNGDVASRKAPWHSVGRRGLPRLSRIEGRRLDAIRTPDGRVLPGEFFPHMLKDVAGVRRFQVVQESLERFTLKVVPGPEFGAQQEAYVRREISKVLGDDASLDLQRVDDIPLTASGKLRVTVSRLP
- a CDS encoding glycosyltransferase; translation: MRISHVVENLNRGGLERVVIDLARAQAAAGHDCQVVCLFEAGSLAPELLSHGIRVIACGKRDGADLRAILRLRRALTSQRTEVLHSHNGTPHYYARVAALGLGLRRVVNTRHGMGDSSPASRREWLFRQSMRWTDAAVAVSAAAGRRLTDTGLVPAHKLHVLPNGIHAGDFRQRDPQLRAQLAASLGLAPDTQLVGFVGRLNWAKDLGTMVDAFARVHAQRKDVALVLAGEGSERGAVEAAIAQAGIGDRVFLLGDRNDIPQLLPAFSMFAMSSISEGYSIALLEACACALPIVATRVGGNAEIVADGVNGLVVPPRDPEALAAAMVSLLDDPQRAADMGHAGRAWLLANSTFEVMASRYLDVYAHGRT
- a CDS encoding oligosaccharide flippase family protein, producing the protein MSTRGTVIRNTLFSSVGIYTEYLLGMLTSIIIARHLGPADFGAYSLVIWLVATGVVITNAGVASAVIKFVAELRGSGREAQIRSLLGWAWRVQAGFLAVVLLGGTALFLLQGQRLMPGFNHGLLLVILLVTTTLRASYMLNIGIAKGYENFRATAAIAIIVAPLNLLLILVVWWFDGPMEWFLGSFTVSSFVFWWISRRQIAPLLPPRAMREPLDEDTRRRLRSYTALVAVTVAVSFVTASEVEVLFLTLFDSSASAGQFKVAFQLASGALLLVPGVFGALLLPMMANALAQGREVANRRLAMSTTYLAGLAAPLVAFGMVFAQEIIGLLYGAAFSPAALVFACCLAAGSIPMLSQAASGYLLGSDRQRALMFAVLACSLVKVGLDVALIRIYGLGGAVVAYAATSVLTGSLVIGLALHYSGARMEWSRIARVLLSATLAAAAAWLVRGHLPPVPTLAIGGMLLATLYAAGTVLLGFWSAADLQHFQQLHARLGKGRPAFLARILVWAVRRAEAAP
- a CDS encoding O-antigen ligase family protein, translating into MLFLLVWLALVLIRPQEYPALVDLGIPILPIAMLGALGAWALGSGRRPFRQPTYLLLVVFIVIGMFTMVVNGWAGGAISRFMHFLPALIALVLIAQAGHSPKNMLRMMWVIALCALVLTIHGIEQVKLGQGWTGMPTVQDGRIQYVGIFSDPNDLAMLFIIAIPMTLLMGGRGGAMGLRRLFWWSVAVALLYGVYLTDSRGSFLAVMAMAGVWLWLRRGLLVAGTLGAAGMAVLMALPTRMQELDAGESSAYGRIETWYDGIQMFLANPVFGVGVGNFTEHTFLTAHNSFVLVLAETGIVGYTVWLAMVGYCVLMPVMVLRLPAEMEDPEHQVAWAEERRMAMTLLISMVGFFACAFFLSRSYVILLYILLGLVTGWYGGAQERWAGLPAFSVQRDWFKWCVASLGSAIALWLVVKVLFVMAAS